A section of the Rubritalea squalenifaciens DSM 18772 genome encodes:
- a CDS encoding beta-N-acetylhexosaminidase yields MIKKTVFSCLVFTASAFVSAGEPCSIIPMPAQVAVKQGHFTISQDTVIVAPESLATEAAALRDRLAPATGLNLEIKGQAAGPQIKLALDKSLRELGREGYRLDVVEKGIVIRAADPAGAFYGVMSLLQLLPAEVVSKQAVEAKWEVPFVSIQDKPRFAWRAFMLDEARYFKGEQEVLKLIDQMAALKMNVFHWHLTDDQGWRIEIKKYPKLTSVGSKRKDTQIGGWNSKNYSGEPHEGYYTQEQIKKIVAYAQDRHITIVPEIGMPGHAQAAIAAYPWLGTKNEEVEVSTRFGKHFHTYNPASDKVYQAMYDIFDEVIALFPSPIIHIGGDEVRYDHWKESEEVKALMKREKLKTNADVQIYFTNRIAKIVESKKRNIMGWNEIMGVNVHGGLNAGDEAEAAKLSPDTVVHFWKGSMELAKQAVKDGHRIVNSVHSSTYLDYGYGSISLQKAYSFDPVIKGLTKDEEKNIIGTGCQMWGEWIPTVERMEQQIYPRLAAYAEVGWTPLEQKDYASFKERMKGQLKRWDLQGIHYAKDQVAKISKEDFFNHVKIDEWKPAQVTEEWKEVEFQTAGQFKNAGVYEVVFLYEKGLHALEVSEVSLCEDGKAVSVDKHNAFSGGQLKDIVYKLKLEKVKPGASYTLRAKIKGSGGTDSLGVIKIRAAE; encoded by the coding sequence ATGATTAAAAAAACTGTTTTCAGTTGTCTTGTGTTCACCGCTTCCGCCTTCGTGTCAGCGGGTGAACCATGTTCCATTATTCCCATGCCTGCCCAAGTGGCGGTGAAGCAAGGCCATTTCACGATCAGCCAGGATACGGTGATTGTGGCTCCGGAGTCCTTGGCCACAGAGGCTGCGGCTCTTCGTGACAGGCTTGCTCCTGCCACTGGATTGAACTTGGAAATCAAAGGGCAAGCAGCAGGTCCACAGATCAAGCTGGCTCTGGATAAAAGTTTGCGAGAGCTGGGCCGTGAGGGATACCGCTTGGATGTGGTGGAGAAAGGAATCGTGATCAGGGCAGCTGATCCTGCAGGCGCCTTCTACGGGGTCATGTCTCTGCTCCAGCTTCTGCCTGCGGAGGTGGTTTCGAAGCAAGCTGTAGAAGCCAAGTGGGAGGTTCCTTTTGTTTCGATCCAGGACAAGCCTCGCTTTGCTTGGCGGGCATTCATGCTGGATGAGGCGCGTTATTTTAAAGGTGAGCAGGAGGTTCTCAAGCTGATCGACCAGATGGCGGCGCTCAAGATGAACGTCTTTCACTGGCATTTGACCGATGACCAAGGCTGGCGCATCGAAATCAAGAAGTACCCGAAACTGACCTCAGTAGGAAGCAAGCGGAAGGACACCCAGATTGGTGGGTGGAACAGCAAGAACTACTCCGGTGAACCTCATGAAGGCTACTACACGCAGGAACAGATCAAAAAGATCGTGGCGTATGCGCAGGACAGGCACATCACCATTGTGCCGGAAATTGGGATGCCAGGACATGCCCAGGCAGCTATTGCAGCGTATCCTTGGTTAGGTACGAAGAATGAAGAGGTCGAGGTTTCCACTAGATTTGGTAAGCACTTCCACACCTACAACCCGGCTAGTGATAAGGTGTACCAGGCGATGTACGATATCTTCGACGAAGTCATTGCCCTTTTCCCTTCACCGATCATCCACATCGGTGGTGACGAGGTGCGCTACGATCACTGGAAAGAAAGCGAAGAGGTGAAAGCACTGATGAAGCGTGAGAAGCTGAAGACCAATGCCGACGTGCAGATCTACTTCACCAACAGGATTGCCAAGATCGTGGAGTCCAAGAAACGCAACATCATGGGCTGGAATGAGATCATGGGGGTCAACGTCCACGGTGGCTTGAATGCTGGCGATGAGGCCGAGGCGGCAAAGCTTTCGCCAGATACTGTCGTCCATTTCTGGAAGGGTAGCATGGAGCTGGCCAAGCAGGCCGTGAAGGACGGCCACCGCATTGTGAACTCCGTGCACTCATCTACTTATCTGGACTATGGTTACGGCTCTATTTCCCTGCAGAAAGCCTATTCCTTTGATCCGGTCATCAAGGGGCTAACGAAGGATGAGGAGAAGAATATCATCGGTACCGGTTGCCAGATGTGGGGGGAGTGGATCCCGACGGTGGAGCGTATGGAGCAGCAGATCTATCCGCGCTTGGCAGCTTATGCTGAGGTGGGCTGGACTCCACTGGAGCAGAAGGATTACGCTTCTTTCAAGGAGCGTATGAAAGGGCAGCTGAAGCGATGGGATCTCCAAGGTATCCACTATGCCAAGGACCAGGTGGCCAAGATTTCCAAGGAGGATTTCTTCAACCATGTGAAGATTGACGAATGGAAGCCGGCACAGGTGACCGAGGAGTGGAAGGAAGTGGAGTTCCAGACTGCCGGGCAGTTCAAAAATGCCGGAGTGTACGAGGTGGTGTTCCTCTATGAGAAAGGCCTCCATGCGCTGGAGGTGAGCGAGGTCTCACTCTGTGAAGACGGTAAGGCTGTGTCCGTGGACAAACACAATGCCTTCAGTGGTGGTCAGCTCAAGGATATCGTCTACAAACTAAAGCTGGAGAAGGTGAAGCCTGGAGCCAGCTATACCCTGCGCGCCAAAATCAAGGGCTCCGGCGGTACGGATTCCCTCGGGGTGATCAAGATCCGTGCAGCGGAGTAA
- a CDS encoding PhoH family protein, which translates to MPTVEEKEIRLEFETPQFLHALFANEPKELRYMEDKLGVKAVTREGWMLLKGEHAAVEQAKQAMLDLEEARRSGSDISAKDFRMAIDVAGTGGETGVADMGKVKLLGSSGRKPVVPRTPQQVRYIEAMADHDVIFGLGPAGTGKTYLAMAMALSMLKARLISRIVLTRPAVEAGEALGFLPGDLQEKVAPYLRPLYDAMHDMLDPEQGKRYMEDGTIEIAPLAYMRGRTLSNAFIIMDEAQNTTQEQMLMMLTRIGEGSVCVVTGDTSQIDLKKGVPSGLLEAERILKGVDGVSFLRFTGSDVVRHPVVSRIISAYEKGRE; encoded by the coding sequence ATGCCGACAGTGGAAGAAAAAGAAATCAGACTGGAGTTTGAGACTCCACAGTTTTTGCATGCACTCTTCGCTAACGAGCCGAAGGAGCTCAGGTACATGGAGGATAAGCTGGGTGTGAAAGCCGTGACGCGTGAAGGTTGGATGCTGCTCAAGGGTGAGCATGCGGCTGTCGAGCAGGCGAAGCAGGCCATGCTGGATCTGGAAGAGGCTCGCCGCAGCGGCTCGGATATTTCCGCCAAGGATTTCCGCATGGCCATCGATGTGGCTGGCACCGGAGGTGAGACCGGAGTGGCGGACATGGGCAAGGTGAAGTTACTAGGCTCCAGCGGGCGCAAGCCCGTGGTGCCCCGCACGCCTCAGCAGGTACGCTACATCGAGGCGATGGCGGACCACGACGTGATTTTCGGGCTCGGGCCAGCAGGTACCGGCAAGACCTATTTGGCAATGGCGATGGCGCTGAGCATGCTCAAGGCGCGCCTGATCAGCCGGATTGTGCTGACGCGTCCTGCCGTGGAGGCTGGCGAGGCGCTGGGCTTCCTGCCCGGTGATTTACAGGAGAAGGTAGCTCCCTACCTGCGCCCTCTCTACGATGCCATGCACGATATGCTCGATCCTGAACAGGGTAAACGCTACATGGAAGACGGTACGATTGAAATTGCACCTCTGGCTTACATGCGCGGTAGAACGCTTTCCAATGCCTTCATCATCATGGATGAGGCTCAAAACACGACCCAGGAGCAGATGCTGATGATGCTAACCCGTATCGGTGAGGGCTCAGTCTGTGTGGTCACGGGGGATACGTCCCAGATCGACCTGAAGAAGGGCGTGCCGAGTGGCTTGTTAGAGGCCGAGCGTATCCTGAAAGGGGTGGATGGCGTGTCCTTCTTACGCTTCACGGGGAGCGACGTGGTACGTCACCCTGTGGTGTCCCGCATCATCTCTGCTTACGAGAAGGGGCGGGAGTAG
- a CDS encoding sulfatase, whose amino-acid sequence MKRLLLFLLLITSVVAKPLTPNIVFILTDDQGWTDLEGFNEYSSKYYQTPVLKKLAAEGFCFQRAYVEPVCSPTRADILTGLYPTRHHMYTVTDPKDSAKHQLGRRKNERQLDTKFTTISELLSKQGYRCAQIGKWHLGKAGTDTGPKARGFEITYGGSSQGMPGGGKSSTTGPQGPKGGKYWAAEDGSFPFLANLPANGKKGQYLTDRLTDEALKAMEVMKAEPFFLYFPHYGVHAPVQAPQSDIDLYKNQKKDPKHPGHKNADYAGMVSSIDRSVERVVKYLEETEDPRSPGKKLIENTFLVFMSDNGATSRTDNLPLVGKKATPYEGGVRVPLIIKWKDYRGGTETPVHAVDFFATIGELCGVKSLPETDGVSILPLLEGKEIEERGLFRHQPVHVSGAPSSTIIKGRYKLLLQYNSPDSKKYLGYGHYEFYDLESPEGEQLNLAEGLDLAAPALDQAFKNKQHKEVFLQLAKELNQWLADTDAALPYEKGTKKPVKLPKW is encoded by the coding sequence ATGAAAAGACTGCTTCTATTTCTGCTACTGATCACCTCGGTTGTTGCCAAACCTCTCACGCCGAACATTGTATTTATTCTAACAGATGATCAGGGGTGGACGGATCTGGAGGGCTTCAATGAGTACAGTAGCAAGTACTATCAGACTCCTGTCTTGAAGAAGCTGGCAGCGGAAGGGTTTTGTTTTCAAAGAGCCTACGTCGAGCCTGTCTGTTCACCTACACGGGCAGATATTCTGACCGGTCTGTATCCGACCCGCCATCACATGTACACGGTGACGGATCCCAAGGACTCAGCCAAGCATCAGCTTGGAAGACGCAAGAATGAGAGACAGCTGGACACAAAGTTTACTACCATCAGCGAGTTGCTCTCCAAGCAGGGATATCGCTGCGCGCAGATCGGAAAATGGCATTTGGGTAAGGCTGGCACAGATACGGGCCCGAAGGCACGTGGATTTGAGATCACCTATGGGGGGAGTTCGCAGGGGATGCCTGGGGGTGGCAAGAGTTCCACGACTGGGCCGCAAGGTCCGAAAGGTGGGAAATACTGGGCGGCTGAGGATGGATCTTTTCCGTTTCTGGCAAATCTCCCGGCCAATGGAAAGAAGGGTCAGTATCTCACCGACCGACTGACTGACGAGGCGCTGAAGGCAATGGAGGTGATGAAGGCGGAACCCTTCTTCCTGTATTTTCCGCATTATGGAGTGCACGCCCCAGTGCAGGCTCCGCAGTCAGACATCGATCTCTATAAGAACCAAAAGAAAGATCCCAAGCATCCGGGTCACAAGAATGCGGACTATGCGGGAATGGTTAGCTCTATTGATCGCAGTGTGGAACGAGTGGTGAAGTATCTGGAGGAGACGGAGGATCCGCGTAGTCCCGGGAAAAAGCTGATCGAGAATACCTTTCTCGTATTCATGAGTGACAATGGCGCGACCAGCCGGACGGATAACCTTCCGCTGGTCGGTAAAAAAGCGACTCCCTATGAGGGTGGCGTACGTGTGCCTCTCATTATCAAATGGAAGGACTATCGTGGAGGTACCGAGACTCCGGTACATGCGGTTGATTTCTTTGCGACGATCGGTGAGCTGTGTGGGGTTAAGTCTCTGCCTGAGACAGACGGCGTTTCCATCCTTCCCTTGTTAGAAGGGAAGGAGATCGAGGAAAGAGGGCTCTTCAGGCATCAACCCGTGCATGTCTCAGGGGCTCCATCCTCCACGATTATCAAGGGTAGGTACAAGCTGCTCCTTCAATACAATAGCCCGGACTCCAAGAAATACCTGGGCTACGGTCACTATGAGTTTTACGACCTGGAGTCACCAGAGGGTGAGCAGCTCAATCTGGCCGAGGGGTTAGACCTGGCTGCACCAGCCCTGGATCAAGCATTCAAAAACAAGCAGCACAAGGAGGTGTTTCTACAGCTGGCCAAAGAACTCAATCAGTGGCTAGCGGATACTGACGCCGCCTTGCCCTATGAGAAGGGGACTAAGAAACCTGTCAAATTACCCAAATGGTAA